Part of the Lolium rigidum isolate FL_2022 chromosome 6, APGP_CSIRO_Lrig_0.1, whole genome shotgun sequence genome, AATAAACTAGGCATTCTTTTTTTAATCAATGGAtgaggcaaatcttttgcctccgTTTTAAGGAAAAAATATATATTGTCCCATGGGGTTGTTGGAGGAGGTTCTCAGGATAACATATatgcacggagcggcaatatataaggaATGCTAGAATTCGAAAAACCACTGACAGTTGCTAATTAACAGCAGCAGACTGTTGATCGTGTCTATTGCTAAAAGGCACCTGTTCGTAAGGGATGCGAGACACCTCTTCCTCATACCCTCTGTCTATATAGTCAACACCATCAATACAAAGATCACACATTTCATTCATTTTGTTTGCTACCAGTCTCGTTTACATCTCGAATCTTCAACAAGCAAATTTTTCAACGGGCAGCTTACTCCACCTCTTCCAAGAAATCCTTGATCTCTGCTGGAGTTAGGACTCTGCATATTGTAAGGAAAGTGTTACTAGTCCAAACGTTGAAAGGAATTTGCCCTCTAACCAAACAGCCTTATTATGACAGTTATAACCGATAAAACAGGAGTAGAAGCGCAAACATATCGAACATATGGTGAAAACAGCAGGCAAAGACTACTTATTACCAACTACATGAAcaaaagaaacaagaacaaaacagTTGAGAGTAGTGCAACTTGCAAGCAAAGAAATGGAAATTGTTATGACCATGTTCATTAGGAAGGGATGCAAAAAGATCTCAATGTTGGAAGAGATTGGACTTTGTATACGTACTTGAATTCACGGTCAGCTCGAATAACTCCAATTTCAATGTTGTTGGCAGAGATTTGACCTTCATATCTGCAAGCCCAGAAACAGTCAGTACTCAACAAGCTACCGAATTGGCACCATAAGACGCTACTAGCAAAATGTAGCTACCCTTCTTTTAGAGTCAGAATTGCAGTATGGATGGCATCATCAAGCTCCATATCTTCTGTGTATCTACAAGTAAAAGCTATGTCAGTTAACTCATGACCATGgagaaaaggaaaataaagaacCTTGACAACATACATGCTGCCTATATTGATGAATGGATGGAAGGTGATAGAGTAATAGAATGCAATTTATTATGATCATCAGATTTAATAAAAGCAGCACTGAAGCCTTAAAAGTGATAAATACTTGTTGTAATATGGATAGATCCTTTATCTACCTTTTCTCAAGAAACGTCTTTGCATTTGACACATTTTTCCCCATAGCTGATGCTTTCCAGGAGAAGTAAGATCCTGATGGGTCAACCTAAAGAAACAATGAACAATGAGAAATCCAGCATTTTTATTACCTACAGCATAATAATATGAGTATACAATAGGTGAACTTCAGTCAAAAGTAGTAGAAGATAAGTTGTAAACCGAACAATACACATCTAGTGCCTTGTTATTGAGACAAAATTAACATGAGAATAAATCTGAAATAGTGGGAAGGAAAATAGCAAGGTCTCTAACAATCTATCATGTAGCTCTTTGCACATACCTGATACAGCTGCGGGCCATTGTCATCATACCCAGCAATCAACAGTGAGACACCAAATGGTCTTACACCGCTGCAACAAATAAGGTTATGGGTACAACATGTTACATCGTATGTATAAGAAGTAAAATATAGTAGTGGTTTTTAACATGATGGTGTAGGTCTTAATATCTATGCAGTTTGAACTGAAGTTTGTCAGACATATGCAAAATAAATTTAAATGTGTATGACTGTTCAGTTACGTGACTGGTAATTCTAAAACCGCagtttcttgagctcacccaTTATCTGAATAACAAATTGGTCGCACACAGTTTACTATGGCCCTATATACTGAGATTATAAATGTGTAATACATTGTTGTGTATCACAATTAAGTGACTATATCAACAGACATCACAGTTACATTACAAATTTGGGTTCTTGTTATCAAAAGCAGGTTATATCAAATGGTATTGTAAAACTTTTGGATAAATtaccaaggtcttatttttcttGTAGTAATTTAGGTACAGTAAGTGCATGATCGGTTTTAATTTCATAACTCATTTTTtcaagaaaacgcaaaggacatttgcgtttcatttcattggatAGATTTGTTACATTAATTAGTAAGTATATAAAAAAAAAGTGTCAACTATAGTAACATACCCAGATTGTGTGAATTCCTGCATAACAGCAGCAGTCTCTCGGACAAGCTGGGTAACAGGGATGGTT contains:
- the LOC124660835 gene encoding proteasome subunit alpha type-2 translates to MGDSQYSFSLTTFSPSGKLVQIEHALTAVGSGQTSLGIKAANGVVIATEKKLPSILVDETSVQKIQSLTPNIGVVYSGMGPDFRVLVRKSRKQAQQYYRLYKETIPVTQLVRETAAVMQEFTQSGGVRPFGVSLLIAGYDDNGPQLYQVDPSGSYFSWKASAMGKNVSNAKTFLEKRYTEDMELDDAIHTAILTLKEGYEGQISANNIEIGVIRADREFKVLTPAEIKDFLEEVE